The genome window TAATGTTTCTACTCTCTGATGTGGCTTTATACCAACTATTTCATCGGATAAATATTTGTATTCTTTCCCATTCTTTGATACATAATAGGTCCTATTGTATTCTACTTCTCCAAATACTGTAAGCAGTGTGTTTTTATCTGCTTTTCTTTCTACATACCACTTCTTTTTCCTCTGTGGATCTTTTTTTACTGCTTCGTTTAATTCTTCTAATAATTGTTTGATAATATTACTAATTGTTTGATAATATTACATCCTATATTTTTTAGCTTTTTCTCTAATACTATTATGAATTCTGATAAATCTCCTTGTCTAGATATTATTTCAATAAAATTTTTTTCAATCATAGTGTAAAATTATTGCGGGAAAATTTAATAATATAATAAAAATTCAAAATTAACCTTGACATACAAAAATAAACTGGTATAATTTCAATTAGAAAATGTTTCCTTCGGTGCAATAGTCGTAGTAAGAGTATCAGCAGTAAGAGTATCATAAGTTAGCCTAGAAGCGAAAAAAAGGGGGGGTGTACAGTAGCGCAGAACTCTGGTGGAAGTGTCGGTTTTTGTTTTTTCAATTATTTTTAAGGAGGTGATTAAAGAATGATCCAGGCAAATGGTGTGAATTTATATGAAAACCCGGAGCTCGTAAATTGTTCTGATGTTTTCTCGTTTGAGCCGCAAGGAATAACTATATCCGTAGCAGGTAGTATTAATATAGTTGCCGATTAGTTGCCGACATAAGCAGTATTGGTACCATTAAAAT of Anaerobranca gottschalkii DSM 13577 contains these proteins:
- a CDS encoding UPF0236 family transposase-like protein — protein: MSNIIKQLLEELNEAVKKDPQRKKKWYVERKADKNTLLTVFGEVEYNRTYYVSKNGKEYKYLSDEIVGIKPHQRVETLLESRMIEEAIDVSYQKSAQPYDISRQKVMESIKGLDEIKIDI